The following proteins are encoded in a genomic region of Bacillus sp. FJAT-22090:
- a CDS encoding LysE family transporter, translating to MNSIFTYILLGISLAAPVGPVNAAQLDTGIKNGFFHAFIFGFGALTADILYMIMVYFGVGQFIDSPYIKIFLWTFGCFVLTYTGIENLLTLNKIKINMSSGKRIRLRQALLSGFLISLLNPLTILFWLGIYGSILAQTSVSLQDDQLIIFSLAIIVGVILWDTIIAFLSSGARKYLSTRFLIIISLLSSLSMIAFGIYFGIQAYHTLF from the coding sequence ATGAATTCAATTTTCACTTACATCTTGTTAGGAATTTCTTTAGCGGCACCAGTTGGACCTGTTAATGCTGCACAATTAGATACAGGAATCAAAAATGGTTTTTTTCATGCATTCATTTTTGGTTTTGGTGCATTAACAGCGGACATCCTCTATATGATTATGGTTTATTTTGGGGTTGGGCAATTCATAGATTCACCTTACATAAAAATATTTTTATGGACTTTCGGGTGTTTCGTTCTAACTTATACAGGCATAGAAAATTTACTAACCCTAAACAAAATTAAAATTAACATGTCATCTGGAAAGCGCATTCGTCTTAGGCAGGCTTTACTGTCCGGATTCCTAATTTCCCTGTTGAATCCTCTAACGATTCTTTTTTGGTTGGGAATATACGGTTCTATCCTTGCGCAAACATCCGTCTCTCTCCAGGACGATCAATTAATTATTTTTAGCTTAGCAATTATAGTTGGAGTAATTTTGTGGGATACGATTATAGCTTTTCTTTCAAGTGGTGCAAGAAAGTACCTATCAACTAGGTTTCTTATTATTATCTCCTTACTCTCTTCCCTATCGATGATTGCATTTGGTATATATTTTGGCATTCAAGCTTATCACACACTCTTTTGA
- a CDS encoding amino acid permease: MAKQTSEKNNSEGHLSWWQLSLIGVGCIIGTGFFLASSIAIQMTGPSVIFAFILAATATYIVFEALAKMSAKDPQKGTFRTYAKKAYGRWAGFSSGWVYWCSEILIIGSQLTAISLLTKLWFPGVRLWIFALIYAICGLIVLFIGAKAFGKVESIFAIMKIAAIFMFIVIAILALTGVIDGNPKGDIPKNMGELFPKGVFGFWSALLFAFFAHGGIEVMGVMAIHLKKKEDAPKSGKVMLALLGLIYVISLTLALLLVPYTEFKDKKSPFVTALADFNLDFFPHVFTAAIIIAGFSTMSASLFSVTTILTTLSEEGDAPAIFSKQTKKKFKMPLPAIALTSLGLVISIVTSLVLPNKVYEYITTAAALMLLYNWLFMLMFYHKLIELTNADKVKRTIGIILVVAAVSGSLVHSTSRPGFFISLVFISVIALVILVLRKRWEKEESQKSV, from the coding sequence GTGGCAAAACAAACGTCTGAAAAAAATAATAGTGAGGGGCATCTTTCTTGGTGGCAACTATCCTTAATCGGGGTTGGTTGTATAATTGGGACAGGTTTTTTCTTGGCATCAAGTATTGCCATTCAAATGACCGGGCCATCCGTTATTTTTGCTTTTATATTGGCAGCTACTGCGACATACATTGTGTTTGAAGCTCTTGCGAAAATGTCTGCTAAAGATCCACAAAAGGGGACATTTCGAACATACGCAAAAAAAGCATATGGTCGTTGGGCAGGATTTAGTAGTGGATGGGTTTATTGGTGTTCTGAAATATTGATAATAGGTAGTCAGTTGACTGCAATTTCACTTTTGACAAAGCTTTGGTTCCCAGGTGTACGTTTGTGGATTTTTGCTTTAATATACGCCATTTGTGGACTTATCGTGCTTTTTATAGGAGCAAAAGCATTTGGAAAAGTAGAAAGTATATTTGCTATTATGAAAATTGCAGCAATCTTTATGTTTATTGTTATTGCTATCTTAGCTCTAACAGGTGTTATTGATGGAAATCCAAAAGGAGATATTCCAAAAAACATGGGTGAATTATTTCCAAAAGGAGTCTTTGGATTTTGGAGTGCACTATTATTTGCCTTTTTCGCTCATGGTGGAATAGAAGTAATGGGTGTTATGGCTATTCATCTAAAAAAGAAAGAAGATGCACCAAAATCAGGGAAAGTAATGTTAGCTCTTCTTGGCTTAATTTATGTAATTTCACTTACTTTGGCGCTATTGCTCGTTCCCTATACAGAATTTAAAGATAAGAAAAGTCCCTTTGTTACTGCTTTAGCGGATTTTAATTTAGATTTTTTTCCCCACGTTTTTACTGCGGCTATTATTATTGCTGGGTTTTCAACAATGTCTGCTTCCTTATTTTCGGTCACCACAATCCTTACGACGCTATCGGAAGAGGGAGATGCTCCAGCAATATTCAGTAAACAAACGAAAAAAAAATTCAAAATGCCTTTACCTGCTATTGCATTAACTTCCTTAGGACTTGTAATATCTATTGTAACTTCTTTAGTGTTACCTAATAAAGTGTATGAATATATAACGACTGCTGCAGCATTAATGTTGCTTTATAACTGGTTATTTATGTTAATGTTTTATCACAAATTGATTGAGCTGACTAATGCGGATAAAGTTAAAAGAACTATCGGCATAATTCTTGTAGTCGCTGCAGTAAGCGGATCACTTGTTCATTCTACGAGTCGACCAGGTTTTTTTATCAGTTTAGTGTTCATATCTGTAATTGCACTAGTCATTTTAGTGTTACGTAAGCGCTGGGAAAAGGAAGAGTCTCAAAAGAGTGTGTGA
- a CDS encoding potassium channel family protein, producing MQKEFVVIGLGRFGGSIVRELITQGADVMAIDIVPERVDEFAAIATQAVVADTTDEAALKSLGIRNFEHVIVAIGDDIQSSILTTLMLKEIGVKKITVKAQNDYHEKVLRKIGADQVVHPERDMGIRIANNIISSNVLDYLELSDKHSIMEIKVNEKIAGHSIIDLDIRAKYGINIVAVKRGNDIFVSPPPDEQLQLNDVLIIIGADVDINRFEKKVLS from the coding sequence GTGCAAAAGGAATTCGTAGTTATTGGATTAGGTCGTTTTGGAGGAAGTATTGTACGAGAACTGATTACTCAAGGTGCAGATGTAATGGCAATCGATATAGTACCAGAACGTGTAGATGAATTTGCAGCAATTGCAACACAAGCCGTTGTAGCAGATACCACAGACGAAGCAGCTTTAAAATCTCTTGGTATTCGGAATTTTGAACATGTAATTGTTGCTATTGGAGATGATATTCAATCCAGTATTCTTACAACACTAATGCTTAAAGAGATTGGTGTCAAAAAAATTACTGTAAAAGCACAAAATGATTATCATGAAAAAGTACTCCGCAAAATAGGGGCAGATCAAGTTGTTCATCCAGAGCGAGACATGGGTATTAGAATTGCAAATAATATAATATCTAGTAATGTTCTCGATTATCTTGAACTATCTGACAAACATTCAATTATGGAAATAAAGGTAAATGAAAAAATAGCAGGTCATTCAATTATCGATTTAGATATTCGCGCAAAATACGGAATAAATATTGTTGCTGTGAAAAGAGGAAACGATATTTTTGTTTCACCACCTCCAGATGAGCAGCTTCAATTAAATGATGTGCTCATCATTATTGGAGCAGATGTCGATATTAATCGTTTTGAGAAAAAAGTTTTATCTTAA
- a CDS encoding TlpA family protein disulfide reductase, which yields MKLREELPDFSRDLKWMNGKQTKEQLIGEVPLLVHFWSVSCNLCKTSVEKINKWKVLYSGKFKIVSVHMPRKQEDIDEQLIQVLTKKWNMNHPVCLDHQLIVTKAFQNRIVPSFYLFDKNGLLRHVQSGENGMHMLEKRLTLLMKEK from the coding sequence TTGAAGCTAAGAGAGGAGTTACCTGATTTTTCTCGGGATTTAAAGTGGATGAATGGCAAACAGACAAAGGAGCAATTGATAGGAGAAGTACCCCTTCTTGTCCATTTTTGGTCAGTAAGCTGTAATTTATGTAAGACCTCAGTGGAAAAAATCAATAAATGGAAAGTGTTATACAGTGGAAAATTTAAAATCGTTAGTGTGCATATGCCAAGAAAACAAGAGGATATAGATGAACAGTTAATTCAAGTTCTTACTAAGAAATGGAACATGAACCATCCCGTTTGCTTAGACCATCAATTAATTGTTACCAAAGCATTTCAAAATAGAATTGTTCCTTCCTTTTATTTATTTGATAAAAATGGTTTGTTAAGACATGTCCAATCTGGTGAGAACGGGATGCATATGCTTGAAAAACGATTGACTCTTTTAATGAAAGAAAAATAG
- a CDS encoding helix-turn-helix domain-containing protein, whose translation MQIGKKIKRLRLKKGLTQEELGERTDLSKGFISQLERDINSPSIETLFSILSVLGTKPKDFFDDEYARTKVVFTQEEQTIYEDEDKNYELRWLISESNDNEMEPVYLKFGVGGQFKQFEPSLSETFIYVLQGRVKLTLGKQQYIALKGESIYFEASDHHLLENNSTEEAHVIYVVTNSYL comes from the coding sequence ATGCAAATAGGGAAAAAAATAAAGAGGTTGCGTTTAAAAAAAGGACTAACACAAGAAGAACTTGGAGAAAGAACAGACCTTAGTAAAGGTTTTATATCTCAATTAGAAAGAGATATAAATTCGCCGTCTATTGAGACCCTTTTTTCCATATTAAGTGTGTTAGGAACAAAACCGAAAGATTTTTTTGACGATGAATACGCAAGGACAAAGGTTGTTTTCACGCAAGAGGAACAGACTATTTATGAAGATGAAGATAAGAACTATGAACTAAGATGGCTTATTTCTGAATCCAATGATAATGAAATGGAGCCTGTTTATCTTAAGTTTGGAGTTGGCGGTCAATTTAAACAATTTGAGCCTTCACTTTCTGAGACTTTTATTTATGTATTACAAGGAAGAGTTAAACTTACTTTAGGAAAGCAACAATACATAGCTTTAAAAGGAGAATCTATTTACTTTGAAGCGTCTGATCATCACCTGCTTGAAAATAATTCTACTGAAGAAGCACACGTTATTTACGTAGTTACAAATTCATATTTATAG
- a CDS encoding ABC transporter ATP-binding protein has product MSETTIIRFENVTKFYDSDTTVLDNINLELERGKFYTLLGPSGCGKTTILRLIAGFMQPSSGNIYFNGKLINNVPANERQVNTVFQDYALFPHLNVFENVAFGLRIKKLGKKEIEQKVFEALKFVNLTGYENREIVEMSGGQRQRVAIARAIVNDPEIILLDEPLSALDLKLRSEMQYELRELQQRLGKTFIFVTHDQEEALAMSDEIFVLNAGHIEQSGTPMDIYDEPINRYVADFIGESNIVSGTMVADFQVRIGGKVFECVDQGLNTNEKVDIVIRPEDLEITEVEKGKMKVKVDTQLFRGVHYELSTYDDEGNEWLVHSTKKAEVGEFIGLDFDPESIHVMRLNETEEEFDKRLESYGEEQYAN; this is encoded by the coding sequence ATGTCGGAAACAACAATCATTCGTTTCGAGAATGTTACAAAATTCTACGATTCAGACACTACAGTACTCGATAATATTAACTTGGAATTAGAACGTGGAAAGTTTTATACTCTTCTAGGACCATCTGGTTGTGGGAAAACAACAATATTGAGATTAATAGCAGGATTTATGCAGCCTTCCAGTGGAAACATTTATTTCAATGGGAAACTAATTAATAACGTTCCTGCAAATGAACGTCAAGTAAATACCGTATTCCAAGACTATGCATTGTTTCCACATTTAAATGTGTTTGAAAATGTTGCATTTGGTCTTCGTATTAAAAAGTTAGGAAAAAAAGAAATAGAACAAAAAGTATTTGAGGCACTTAAATTTGTTAATTTGACAGGATATGAAAATAGAGAAATCGTTGAAATGTCTGGTGGGCAAAGACAGCGTGTTGCAATAGCTCGTGCAATCGTCAATGATCCTGAAATAATTTTATTAGACGAGCCTCTATCAGCTCTTGACTTGAAACTTCGCTCTGAAATGCAATACGAGCTTCGTGAATTACAACAACGGTTAGGAAAAACTTTTATTTTTGTGACACATGACCAAGAAGAAGCACTTGCAATGTCTGATGAAATTTTCGTATTAAATGCAGGTCACATTGAACAAAGCGGTACTCCTATGGACATTTATGATGAACCAATTAATCGCTACGTAGCTGATTTTATTGGGGAATCTAATATTGTATCAGGAACGATGGTTGCGGATTTTCAAGTTCGAATTGGTGGAAAAGTATTTGAGTGTGTCGATCAGGGGTTAAATACAAACGAAAAAGTTGATATTGTAATCCGTCCAGAAGATTTAGAAATCACAGAAGTTGAAAAAGGAAAAATGAAAGTAAAAGTAGATACTCAGCTATTTAGAGGGGTTCACTATGAACTTTCAACTTACGATGATGAGGGAAATGAATGGCTTGTTCACTCAACCAAAAAAGCAGAAGTCGGTGAATTTATCGGTTTAGATTTTGATCCAGAATCTATTCATGTAATGCGTCTCAATGAAACAGAAGAAGAATTCGACAAACGTTTAGAATCTTACGGAGAAGAACAGTATGCAAACTAA
- a CDS encoding ABC transporter permease, producing MQTKNTKILYLVPYFAWILLFVIAPIALIAYYSFFDLNGNFTLTNYQNFFTSVYLKLTISSFWYAFLITLFSLLIAYPTAYFLTKTKHKQLWLLLIIIPSWINLLLKTYAFIGIFGLYGPINAFLNVFGIGEQQILFTDFSFIFVSVYIFIPFMILPIFNALDKLNPSLVDAGRDLGASSWTTFTKVIFPLTTNGVKAGIQAVFIPSLSLFMITRLIAGNKVITLGTAIEQQFLVTQNWGMGATIAVFLIIFMVIIMIITGQRDKGANLHGKNK from the coding sequence ATGCAAACTAAAAATACGAAAATTTTATATTTAGTACCGTATTTTGCTTGGATTCTATTATTTGTAATAGCTCCAATAGCATTGATTGCTTATTATTCTTTCTTTGACTTAAACGGTAACTTTACGCTTACAAATTATCAAAACTTCTTTACTTCTGTTTATTTAAAATTGACCATTAGCTCTTTCTGGTATGCTTTTTTAATTACATTGTTTTCTTTACTAATTGCTTACCCTACAGCATATTTTTTAACAAAAACAAAACATAAACAATTATGGCTATTATTAATCATTATTCCGTCTTGGATAAACTTACTTCTAAAAACATATGCTTTCATTGGAATTTTTGGTTTATATGGACCTATAAATGCATTTTTAAATGTATTTGGAATCGGAGAGCAGCAAATATTATTTACTGATTTTAGTTTTATTTTTGTCTCCGTCTATATTTTTATTCCTTTTATGATTCTACCTATCTTTAATGCACTGGATAAGTTAAATCCATCCTTAGTTGATGCTGGTAGAGATTTAGGTGCATCAAGTTGGACGACCTTTACAAAAGTGATTTTCCCATTAACGACGAATGGTGTGAAAGCTGGTATTCAAGCAGTATTTATCCCTTCCCTTTCCCTCTTCATGATTACACGTTTAATCGCTGGAAACAAGGTAATTACACTAGGTACAGCTATTGAACAACAATTTTTAGTTACACAAAACTGGGGAATGGGTGCAACAATTGCAGTGTTCCTAATTATATTCATGGTAATAATAATGATAATTACAGGCCAAAGAGATAAGGGGGCTAATTTACATGGAAAAAACAAGTAA
- a CDS encoding ABC transporter permease produces MEKTSKSAKLYLALVFIVLYAPIFYLIFYSFNSGGTMNSFESFTWEHYGAVFSDTRLIMILINTIIVALLSALIATIIGVFGSLGIVYMRNKSIRNSILSLNNVLIVSPDVVIGASFLILFTMVGVKLGFASVLISHIAFSIPIVVLMVLPKLQEMNSSLIDAAADLGATNKDILSRVIIPFIKPGIFAGFFMALTYSLDDFAVTFFVTGNGFSTLSVEIYSMARAGITLTINALSGIIFVVTLFLVVGYYFISQRGKNPVGMGERK; encoded by the coding sequence ATGGAAAAAACAAGTAAGTCAGCAAAGCTATATTTAGCCCTCGTATTTATTGTTTTATACGCACCGATTTTTTATCTAATCTTTTATTCTTTTAATAGTGGCGGTACGATGAATTCTTTTGAGTCATTTACATGGGAACATTATGGAGCTGTCTTTTCTGACACTCGACTGATTATGATACTTATTAATACTATAATTGTTGCATTACTTTCTGCATTAATAGCAACGATTATTGGTGTGTTTGGTTCCCTTGGTATTGTCTATATGAGAAATAAATCTATCCGTAATTCCATTTTATCTTTAAATAACGTATTAATTGTAAGTCCAGATGTTGTTATTGGTGCTTCCTTCTTAATCTTGTTTACAATGGTCGGTGTTAAATTGGGATTTGCTTCTGTGTTAATTTCTCATATCGCATTTAGTATTCCTATTGTTGTACTTATGGTTCTTCCAAAGCTACAAGAGATGAACAGCTCTTTAATCGATGCTGCAGCTGACCTTGGAGCGACGAACAAAGATATATTATCTCGAGTGATTATTCCATTTATCAAACCGGGAATATTTGCGGGATTTTTTATGGCATTAACCTATTCACTAGATGATTTTGCAGTGACTTTTTTCGTTACAGGGAATGGTTTCAGTACGCTTTCTGTTGAAATTTACTCCATGGCACGTGCTGGTATAACCTTAACGATTAATGCGCTATCTGGTATCATTTTTGTAGTTACTTTGTTCCTAGTAGTTGGTTATTACTTTATTAGTCAACGTGGTAAAAACCCTGTTGGAATGGGGGAAAGAAAATGA
- a CDS encoding ABC transporter substrate-binding protein, with translation MKNIIRATVAIIVVCILLFLVNDYLNKSSGKAGNDTVTIYNWGEYIDPELIAQFEEESGYRVVYETFDSNEAMMTKIEQGGTSYDIAVPSEYAIEKMKENNLLLPIDHSKIPNLKNIDPYFLDLSFDPKNEFSIPYFWGTVGIVYNPSLLDGQTFESWEALWDPSLKGEILLVDGAREVIGMGLNSLGYSLNSTNENELQEATDKLKKLTPNVKAIIGDEVTQLMVNEEAAVALTWSGQAADMMWENEELDYAVPQEGSNLWFDNMVIPKTAANVEGAHAFINFMLDAEISAQNADYVGYSTPNVAAVSLMDEEVTSDERFYPPEEQRDNLEVYNNLGLELLGKYNELFLEFKMSTN, from the coding sequence ATGAAGAATATTATAAGAGCTACAGTTGCAATAATCGTTGTATGTATTTTATTATTTCTTGTTAATGACTATTTAAATAAAAGCTCAGGAAAAGCTGGGAATGATACCGTTACTATTTATAACTGGGGAGAATATATTGACCCAGAGTTAATCGCACAATTTGAGGAAGAATCCGGATATCGGGTCGTATATGAAACGTTCGATTCGAATGAAGCGATGATGACTAAGATTGAGCAAGGTGGGACTTCCTACGATATTGCTGTCCCCTCTGAATATGCAATAGAAAAAATGAAAGAAAATAATTTACTATTACCAATTGACCATTCCAAAATACCGAATTTAAAAAATATTGATCCATATTTTTTAGACTTGTCCTTTGATCCTAAAAATGAATTTTCTATTCCTTATTTTTGGGGAACTGTAGGAATCGTTTATAATCCGAGCTTGCTCGATGGACAAACCTTTGAAAGTTGGGAAGCACTCTGGGATCCATCTTTAAAAGGAGAAATTCTATTAGTAGACGGTGCCAGAGAAGTTATTGGAATGGGCTTGAATAGTTTAGGCTATTCTTTAAACTCAACAAACGAAAACGAGTTGCAAGAAGCTACTGATAAGTTGAAAAAACTTACACCTAATGTAAAAGCTATTATTGGAGATGAAGTAACTCAACTAATGGTTAATGAGGAAGCTGCTGTGGCACTTACTTGGTCAGGACAAGCTGCTGATATGATGTGGGAAAATGAAGAACTTGACTATGCAGTTCCACAAGAAGGATCCAATTTATGGTTCGATAATATGGTTATACCGAAAACCGCTGCTAATGTGGAAGGAGCCCATGCATTTATTAACTTTATGTTAGATGCTGAAATTTCTGCTCAAAATGCAGATTATGTAGGTTACTCTACACCAAACGTTGCAGCAGTTTCCTTAATGGATGAAGAAGTCACCTCGGATGAACGTTTCTATCCTCCAGAGGAACAACGAGACAATTTAGAAGTTTATAATAATCTCGGTCTTGAATTACTCGGTAAGTACAATGAATTATTTTTAGAGTTTAAAATGAGTACAAACTAA
- a CDS encoding MFS transporter encodes MKKKSNQFALYILMFNMFIAMAGIGLVIPVMPQYLETFGVAGQALGFIIASFALGQFLFSPLAGDLSDSLGRKKLIIVGLVIFSASQLWFGMATHEWMLYCARFVSGIGGAFLIPATMAFVADITTLEERGKGMGLLGASMSLGFMIGPAIGGFLANVSLTFPFYMAALAAILSAFISFFILPDIKNAVSANPPEEKKRQDIFVQMKNSVKTPYFMMLIIIFVFSFGIANFQTTFSLYVDHKYNYTPQDIAVVLTVGGFIGVIVQTVVVDKLFKRFGEINVILINLVVAASALLLFFLVDGFWLVLTVASIFSTATTLIRPAVNTVVSKLAGHEQGFAAGMNNAYMSLGNMIGPALAGIFFDININFPFVIGSVILLFSWGLTLVWVKKKNPVI; translated from the coding sequence ATGAAGAAGAAATCAAATCAATTTGCCCTTTACATATTAATGTTTAATATGTTTATAGCGATGGCAGGAATCGGTTTAGTTATTCCAGTTATGCCTCAATATCTTGAAACGTTTGGTGTAGCAGGACAAGCACTCGGATTTATTATTGCTTCCTTTGCATTAGGTCAGTTTTTATTTTCTCCTTTAGCTGGAGATTTATCTGATTCACTGGGACGCAAAAAACTAATTATAGTTGGCCTAGTTATATTTTCTGCCTCTCAATTATGGTTCGGTATGGCTACTCATGAATGGATGCTTTATTGTGCACGTTTTGTTAGTGGAATTGGAGGGGCCTTTTTAATTCCTGCAACGATGGCATTTGTTGCAGATATTACCACTCTTGAAGAACGAGGAAAAGGAATGGGACTCCTTGGTGCTTCTATGTCTCTTGGATTTATGATAGGCCCAGCAATAGGAGGATTTTTAGCTAACGTTAGCTTAACTTTCCCATTCTATATGGCTGCCCTAGCAGCAATCCTTTCTGCCTTTATATCTTTTTTCATTTTGCCGGATATTAAAAATGCTGTTTCGGCAAATCCTCCTGAAGAGAAAAAACGACAAGATATTTTTGTTCAAATGAAGAACTCTGTTAAAACACCTTATTTTATGATGCTTATCATCATCTTTGTTTTCTCATTTGGTATTGCCAATTTCCAAACGACCTTCTCATTATACGTGGATCATAAATACAATTACACTCCACAAGACATAGCAGTCGTATTAACAGTTGGTGGATTTATCGGTGTAATTGTTCAAACAGTCGTTGTCGATAAATTGTTCAAGCGTTTCGGAGAAATAAATGTTATCTTAATCAATTTAGTAGTGGCTGCCTCTGCTTTATTACTATTCTTCCTAGTAGATGGTTTCTGGCTAGTATTAACAGTGGCTTCAATATTTTCTACTGCAACTACTCTTATTCGTCCAGCGGTCAATACGGTTGTTTCAAAATTGGCAGGGCATGAACAAGGATTTGCTGCAGGTATGAATAATGCTTATATGAGTTTAGGAAATATGATAGGTCCTGCACTAGCGGGAATATTTTTTGATATTAATATCAACTTTCCATTTGTCATAGGTTCGGTCATATTACTATTTTCATGGGGTTTAACTCTAGTTTGGGTTAAGAAAAAGAATCCCGTAATATAA